The Methanohalophilus portucalensis genome window below encodes:
- a CDS encoding ATP-dependent DNA helicase, whose amino-acid sequence MKIEELNLPSEAINLYLQAGIEELYPPQADAVEKGLLQGENLLAAIPTASGKTLLAEMAMLKAIKKGGKALYIVPLRALASEKFRDFKRFESLGIKTAISTGDFDSRDEWLGSNDIIVATSEKTDSLLRNSTPWMKDITAVIVDEVHLLDSANRGPTLEVTLAKLKRLNPEAQVVALSATVGNAMEIAQWLEAKLVLSEWRPTDLHEGIFFGDAINFYEEQKFIERRHKEDTVNLVLDTIIEEGQCLVFDSSRRNCVGFAKKCAPVAGELLDRQKRNELEEVAKEVLENGETKLTETLAYCIKKGVAFHHAGLNSAHRRIVEDAFRNNLVKMICSTPTLAAGLNLPARRVIIRSYKRYDPNAGMQPIPVLDYKQMAGRAGRPHLDPYGEAVVIVKTYEELTDVLERYINASAEDIWSKLGTENALRTHILSTIASGFANCHKEILTFLGSTFFAHQQESWNFEELLEDCLTFLKNEGMLEQDNEIIRATELGKMISSLYIDPLSASKIIRGLEKTTHVTDMTLLQLICSTPDMRLLYLRNRDYEIINDYVMNHTEDFIEVPSPFKQIEYEWFLSEVKTALLLQEWINEKSLEKIVENYQVGEGDIYASSDIAEWLMHATLRIASRINPQLEKECAKLEKRIHYGAGSELMELVEIPNVGRARARKLFKKGYSSRQKLATANEKQLAGIVGPKIAQKILSYLGRETDSNGYVEPETLENKKQQKTFQDFI is encoded by the coding sequence ATGAAAATAGAAGAACTGAACCTACCTTCAGAAGCCATTAACCTATATCTTCAGGCCGGTATAGAAGAACTCTATCCGCCCCAGGCAGATGCTGTAGAAAAAGGACTTCTGCAGGGAGAAAACCTACTTGCAGCAATCCCCACAGCATCAGGGAAGACCTTACTTGCAGAGATGGCGATGTTAAAGGCTATCAAAAAGGGAGGCAAGGCCCTTTACATTGTACCACTGCGCGCACTGGCTTCTGAAAAATTCAGGGATTTTAAACGATTTGAAAGTCTGGGTATAAAAACTGCCATATCAACAGGAGATTTTGATTCAAGGGATGAATGGCTCGGTTCCAATGACATAATAGTTGCTACCTCCGAGAAAACGGATTCCCTTTTGCGTAATTCCACACCCTGGATGAAAGATATCACCGCTGTGATCGTTGATGAGGTCCATCTGCTGGATTCGGCAAACAGAGGACCCACACTGGAAGTAACCCTGGCAAAACTCAAAAGACTCAACCCTGAGGCACAGGTGGTTGCTCTTTCAGCTACAGTTGGTAATGCTATGGAAATTGCTCAGTGGCTGGAAGCAAAACTCGTACTAAGTGAGTGGAGACCCACGGACTTACATGAGGGGATTTTTTTCGGGGATGCCATCAATTTCTATGAAGAGCAGAAGTTTATCGAAAGACGCCACAAGGAAGACACTGTTAATCTTGTACTGGACACTATTATCGAAGAAGGACAATGTCTTGTTTTTGACAGCAGCCGACGAAATTGTGTCGGATTTGCAAAGAAGTGTGCTCCTGTTGCAGGAGAACTGCTCGACAGGCAAAAGCGCAATGAACTGGAAGAAGTTGCAAAAGAGGTTCTGGAAAACGGGGAGACTAAGCTTACTGAAACTCTTGCCTACTGCATAAAAAAAGGGGTTGCTTTTCATCATGCAGGACTTAATTCCGCCCATCGCAGGATCGTAGAAGATGCTTTCCGGAACAATTTAGTAAAGATGATCTGTAGCACACCAACATTGGCAGCCGGGTTGAACCTGCCCGCCCGACGTGTGATCATCCGCAGCTATAAACGCTATGACCCCAATGCAGGAATGCAGCCTATTCCTGTGCTTGACTACAAACAGATGGCCGGCAGGGCAGGCAGGCCACATCTGGACCCCTATGGAGAAGCTGTAGTCATAGTGAAAACATATGAAGAACTAACTGACGTGCTGGAGAGATATATCAACGCTTCTGCAGAAGATATCTGGTCCAAACTGGGTACCGAGAATGCACTGCGCACCCATATCCTTTCCACTATTGCAAGCGGTTTTGCAAATTGCCACAAGGAGATACTTACCTTTCTGGGTTCCACTTTTTTTGCCCACCAGCAAGAGAGCTGGAATTTTGAAGAACTGCTGGAAGACTGCCTGACATTCCTCAAAAATGAGGGAATGCTTGAACAGGATAATGAAATCATCCGGGCAACTGAACTGGGGAAAATGATATCCTCGCTATATATAGATCCTCTTTCGGCTTCAAAAATCATCCGCGGACTGGAAAAAACCACACATGTCACAGATATGACTTTGTTGCAACTGATTTGCAGTACACCGGATATGCGCCTGCTTTACTTGCGCAACAGGGATTATGAAATAATAAATGATTATGTGATGAATCATACCGAAGATTTCATAGAAGTGCCCAGTCCCTTCAAACAGATAGAATATGAATGGTTTCTTTCAGAGGTCAAGACCGCTTTGTTACTCCAGGAATGGATCAATGAGAAAAGCCTGGAAAAAATTGTTGAGAACTATCAGGTCGGAGAAGGCGACATTTATGCCAGCTCTGATATTGCTGAGTGGTTGATGCATGCCACTTTAAGGATTGCATCCAGAATAAATCCACAACTTGAAAAAGAATGTGCTAAACTTGAAAAAAGGATACATTATGGCGCAGGCAGTGAACTAATGGAATTGGTGGAAATTCCAAATGTAGGCAGGGCAAGAGCACGCAAACTTTTCAAGAAAGGATATAGCAGCCGTCAGAAACTTGCAACAGCAAATGAAAAGCAACTTGCAGGTATAGTCGGGCCAAAGATAGCCCAAAAAATCCTTTCTTACCTGGGCAGGGAAACTGACAGCAATGGTTATGTAGAGCCGGAAACATTGGAAAATAAGAAACAACAGAAAACATTTCAGGACTTCATCTGA
- a CDS encoding mechanosensitive ion channel family protein: protein MVGPMANTSDVLSDTSWHFWNSWHALDILFVIFVIVLTIVASKLVDRLIHHQFEMASRRMDVDETAYRIIRHTSVAFVYVFGLVLIIMRFPTLQNLSFAIFAGAGFLGIVVGLAAQNTMSNIISGVSLAIFRPFRVGDRVNVRDDYGKVTDITLRHTVVKTWDNRRLIIPNHVISDEAIINWTIEDPTVCWPIEIGISYDSDIDLARKIMVDEGRKNKHTMSFSEIRKYDEKFSDDDVSVLLTGLGDFSVNLKLFVWLRDRSFAYGAGCEIRESIKKRFDKEGIEIPFPYRTLVYKKDLIAEHENSHVGQKEGEEDF, encoded by the coding sequence ATGGTAGGTCCAATGGCAAACACATCAGATGTACTTTCCGACACTTCATGGCATTTCTGGAATTCCTGGCATGCACTGGATATTCTATTCGTAATTTTCGTTATTGTACTTACGATTGTTGCATCAAAATTAGTTGACAGGCTAATTCATCATCAATTTGAAATGGCCAGCCGCAGGATGGATGTCGATGAAACTGCTTATCGAATTATCAGGCATACATCCGTAGCCTTTGTTTATGTATTTGGCTTAGTTCTGATAATTATGCGTTTTCCGACGCTTCAAAATCTTTCCTTTGCTATCTTTGCTGGTGCAGGGTTTTTGGGTATCGTCGTTGGTCTTGCTGCCCAGAACACAATGTCAAATATTATTTCAGGTGTATCCCTTGCCATATTTCGTCCCTTTAGGGTAGGAGATCGTGTTAATGTAAGAGATGATTACGGCAAGGTTACGGACATTACTTTGCGTCATACGGTCGTTAAAACCTGGGATAACCGCAGGCTTATCATACCAAATCATGTAATCAGTGACGAAGCGATCATAAATTGGACTATAGAGGACCCTACGGTATGCTGGCCAATTGAGATCGGTATAAGTTATGATTCCGATATTGATCTGGCCCGTAAGATAATGGTCGACGAAGGTCGCAAAAATAAACATACAATGTCTTTCTCTGAAATTCGGAAATATGATGAAAAGTTCAGTGATGATGATGTTTCTGTCCTTTTAACAGGACTCGGAGATTTTTCAGTTAACCTAAAATTATTTGTGTGGTTGCGGGATAGAAGTTTTGCTTATGGTGCAGGATGTGAGATTAGGGAATCGATTAAAAAGCGTTTCGATAAAGAAGGAATCGAGATTCCGTTCCCATACAGGACACTGGTATACAAAAAAGACCTGATTGCAGAACACGAAAATAGTCATGTCGGGCAAAAAGAAGGAGAAGAGGATTTTTAA
- the rimK gene encoding 30S ribosomal protein S6--L-glutamate ligase, giving the protein MAFILKGNCGLKIAILSQNKNLYSTRRLVEEAKIKGHSVMVVNTLRCYMNITSSKPSIHYNGQDLDNFDAVIPRIAASITFYGTAVLRQFEIMGVFPVNESVSISRSRDKLRSLQILSRKGLGMPITGFARSPDDVDDVIRMIGGPPLVVKLLEGTQGIGVILAETRSASESLIDAFLGMEVNIMLQEYIKEAEGSDIRCFVVGNKVVAAMKRQAKEGEFRSNLHRGGTACSVKITPAERKTAVEAAKTLGLNVAGVDMLRSSRGPLVMEVNSSPGLEGIEKASGKNVASMIIDFIEENARPCRTRTKGSKQ; this is encoded by the coding sequence ATGGCATTTATATTAAAGGGGAATTGTGGGTTGAAAATAGCTATTTTGTCACAAAATAAAAATTTATATTCTACGCGTAGGCTTGTGGAGGAGGCAAAAATCAAAGGCCATTCTGTAATGGTTGTCAATACTCTTCGCTGCTATATGAATATTACATCTTCAAAGCCTTCCATCCACTATAATGGTCAGGATCTTGATAATTTTGATGCTGTTATTCCGCGCATAGCTGCCTCCATTACATTTTACGGGACTGCGGTTTTACGCCAATTTGAGATAATGGGTGTATTTCCAGTAAATGAATCAGTATCCATTTCAAGGTCCCGGGATAAACTACGCTCCTTGCAGATTCTTTCCAGAAAAGGATTGGGAATGCCTATCACAGGGTTTGCTCGGTCTCCAGATGATGTCGATGATGTCATTAGAATGATTGGAGGTCCTCCATTGGTGGTAAAATTACTTGAAGGTACCCAGGGAATAGGTGTGATTCTTGCCGAGACCAGGAGTGCTTCTGAAAGTTTGATTGATGCCTTTTTAGGGATGGAGGTCAATATAATGTTGCAGGAATATATCAAAGAGGCAGAAGGATCGGATATCCGTTGTTTTGTGGTTGGTAATAAAGTTGTGGCTGCCATGAAAAGACAGGCAAAAGAGGGAGAATTTCGCTCTAACCTTCACCGTGGGGGAACTGCTTGTTCTGTAAAAATTACTCCGGCGGAAAGGAAAACTGCTGTTGAGGCAGCAAAGACTCTTGGATTGAATGTTGCGGGAGTTGATATGCTTAGATCTTCAAGGGGTCCCCTGGTAATGGAGGTAAATTCTTCCCCTGGACTTGAAGGAATCGAAAAGGCATCCGGAAAAAATGTTGCTTCCATGATAATTGATTTTATCGAAGAAAACGCCAGGCCTTGTCGTACACGTACCAAAGGCTCAAAACAATAA
- a CDS encoding ATP-dependent DNA ligase: MTSFEYFANTCASIENIPGSLEMTDVIAKLLKEVTIEELPVVTHFVMGSVFPAWSDRQMGVGNRLLYTALSKSSGISEEEIENIIRKTGDIGETAVQALSSNPAGQSTFSAFTEEKPGMEIKEVYERFTHIADTAGKRSQGTKIKNLQYLFNSATPIEARYLARLAIEQLRIGVGEGIVRDAISKAFETDVNVVERAFMLTNDLGLVAVAACNGGNEEVQKLDIQLNRPVKMMLAQVTPSIQSALNDLGEVAVEWKFDGARVQIHKKGDNIHIFSRRLENVTSSLPDVVEAVQENVNADTAILEGEAVAIGEDGKPRAFQDILKRFRRKYDVEAIAKAIPLKLNLFDVLYFNGESLIDNPLRKRRELLFQNVQSNDRILVDRQVITDNEEEIQEIYADALRAGHEGIMIKKPDAPYSPGKRGKNWLKKKPLMETLDLVVIGAEWGYGRRANLIGSYALGCYDPDTGKFPAIGKVATGITDEKLAELTTLFSDLIVYEAGRKIELKPEIVFEIAFEEIQKSPNYESGYALRFPRLVNVRDDKSPEEAESLERIGEIYHSQRS, encoded by the coding sequence GTGACCTCTTTTGAATATTTTGCAAATACATGTGCAAGTATCGAAAATATCCCGGGTTCACTGGAAATGACCGATGTGATTGCAAAACTCCTGAAAGAGGTTACAATCGAAGAACTTCCTGTCGTGACCCACTTTGTAATGGGTTCGGTTTTTCCTGCCTGGAGTGACAGGCAGATGGGGGTCGGGAACAGACTCCTATATACAGCCCTATCAAAATCATCAGGGATTTCAGAGGAAGAAATTGAAAATATCATCCGTAAAACCGGGGATATAGGGGAAACAGCAGTACAGGCCCTGTCCTCCAATCCTGCCGGACAGTCCACATTCTCAGCATTTACTGAAGAAAAACCCGGCATGGAAATCAAAGAAGTTTATGAGAGATTTACCCATATTGCAGATACTGCAGGGAAACGTTCCCAGGGTACCAAAATAAAAAATCTACAATACCTTTTCAATTCGGCAACCCCGATAGAGGCACGTTATCTGGCCCGGCTTGCTATCGAGCAACTGCGTATCGGTGTGGGAGAAGGAATTGTCAGGGATGCGATCTCCAAAGCTTTTGAAACTGATGTGAACGTAGTCGAGCGGGCATTCATGCTGACAAACGACCTGGGGCTTGTAGCCGTTGCGGCCTGCAATGGTGGCAATGAAGAGGTACAGAAACTTGACATTCAGCTGAATCGCCCTGTCAAAATGATGCTGGCCCAGGTAACACCCAGTATCCAGTCAGCCCTGAATGACCTTGGAGAAGTTGCTGTGGAATGGAAGTTTGACGGGGCAAGAGTGCAGATACATAAAAAAGGAGATAACATACACATATTCTCCCGCAGACTTGAAAATGTAACATCCTCCCTGCCCGATGTAGTAGAAGCAGTTCAGGAAAATGTGAATGCAGACACGGCTATTCTAGAAGGAGAAGCCGTGGCAATCGGAGAAGATGGTAAACCCCGGGCATTCCAGGACATACTAAAGCGGTTCAGAAGAAAATATGACGTTGAAGCAATTGCCAAAGCAATTCCTCTCAAACTAAACCTCTTTGACGTGCTCTATTTTAATGGGGAAAGCCTGATAGACAATCCCCTCAGGAAAAGAAGAGAGTTATTGTTCCAGAATGTCCAGAGCAATGACAGGATACTCGTGGACAGGCAGGTTATTACTGATAATGAGGAAGAGATACAGGAAATCTATGCAGATGCCCTCAGGGCAGGCCATGAAGGCATAATGATCAAAAAGCCCGATGCACCTTATTCTCCCGGTAAAAGAGGCAAGAACTGGCTCAAGAAAAAACCACTCATGGAAACCCTGGACCTTGTAGTTATCGGTGCCGAGTGGGGATATGGACGACGGGCAAACCTAATTGGTTCCTATGCACTTGGTTGTTATGATCCGGACACCGGGAAATTCCCTGCCATTGGAAAGGTAGCCACCGGGATTACAGACGAAAAACTGGCAGAACTTACCACTCTTTTCTCAGATTTGATTGTTTATGAAGCGGGCAGAAAAATAGAATTAAAACCCGAAATTGTATTTGAGATTGCTTTTGAAGAGATACAAAAGAGTCCCAATTATGAATCCGGATATGCCCTGCGTTTTCCCAGGCTTGTTAATGTGAGGGATGATAAATCTCCTGAAGAAGCAGAGAGCCTGGAAAGGATCGGGGAGATATACCACTCCCAGAGATCCTGA
- a CDS encoding homoserine dehydrogenase translates to MKIIRASIIGFGSVGQGVAQVLLQKKEEIQKKGFDLKVVAVADSRSAAIDEKGLDLEKVLKSKKENGRVGSETLSGLEVIRNVEHEVVIETTPTDIETGGVGLDNMLTAFEKGMDVVTSNKGPLALKYGELAEAAQKNNAKFRFEATVGGAMPAINLIRDTIAGNSIISIEGILNGTCNYILTRMMEEHASYEQMLAESQELGIAETDPTYDVEGIDAACKLVILANYVFGMKATYHDVDVKGITSITPEALSLAQSEGYVIKQIGEVKDGCIQTSPRLVPESHPLAVGGTLNVVSVQTDLAGTVTSTGRGAGSIETASAILSDLISIYRED, encoded by the coding sequence ATGAAAATTATTCGTGCATCAATAATCGGTTTTGGTTCTGTAGGACAGGGAGTAGCTCAGGTATTACTCCAGAAAAAAGAGGAGATCCAAAAAAAGGGTTTTGATCTGAAAGTTGTTGCTGTGGCTGATTCCAGAAGTGCTGCTATCGATGAAAAGGGGCTTGATCTTGAAAAGGTTCTCAAGAGTAAAAAGGAAAACGGCCGGGTAGGATCCGAAACACTTAGCGGTCTGGAAGTTATCAGGAATGTAGAACATGAAGTTGTCATTGAAACCACCCCTACAGACATTGAAACCGGAGGAGTGGGACTTGACAACATGTTGACAGCTTTTGAAAAGGGTATGGATGTGGTAACATCCAACAAAGGCCCCCTGGCCCTCAAATATGGGGAACTTGCAGAAGCTGCCCAGAAAAACAATGCTAAATTCAGGTTTGAGGCAACCGTCGGTGGTGCCATGCCGGCAATAAACCTGATACGTGATACTATCGCAGGCAACTCAATTATCAGTATTGAAGGAATCCTGAATGGAACCTGCAATTACATCTTAACAAGGATGATGGAGGAGCACGCATCATATGAACAGATGCTTGCAGAATCCCAGGAGTTAGGGATTGCTGAAACCGACCCAACCTATGATGTGGAAGGAATCGATGCTGCCTGTAAACTTGTAATTCTTGCAAACTATGTATTCGGAATGAAAGCAACATACCATGATGTGGATGTAAAAGGAATTACCAGTATCACTCCCGAAGCTCTCTCCCTGGCTCAATCCGAAGGGTATGTAATCAAGCAGATTGGGGAAGTAAAGGACGGATGTATCCAAACATCACCACGTCTAGTTCCAGAAAGCCATCCACTTGCTGTTGGGGGGACACTCAATGTTGTATCGGTGCAGACCGATCTTGCAGGCACAGTTACCTCAACTGGCAGGGGTGCAGGTTCTATCGAGACCGCAAGTGCAATCCTGAGCGACCTTATATCCATTTACAGGGAAGATTGA
- the hisD gene encoding histidinol dehydrogenase, with the protein MLYKKIKDLTNGELDSLIERASDLMAVRDAVEIILEDVKKDGDNALRHYTEKFDKARIGAIEVNEDEINEAMTKIDPSLLKHLDKAASNIRKFHEAQLPRDKWFVEISPGVKAGQKTVPLRSVGAYVPGGRASYPSTALMTIIPAKVAGVKDVAMCTPPGPDGNVNPLTLAAAKVAGADRIYRLGGVQAVAALAYGTESVKPVDKIVGPGNVFVTTAKMLIRTHAEIDFPAGPSEILIIADETADPDFIASDMLAQAEHDPNAICVLTTTSEEIAANTQQRLGELADTTPRSEIVKEALQNAAILIGTSLDECIELSNRFGPEHLEIVTADDDTVLDRIDSAGSIFMGKYAPVSTGDYASGTNHVLPTAGYTRLYSGLNINHFLKYSTIQQLDRKGLQSLSDTIITLAEEEGLYAHADAVRLRLKKNE; encoded by the coding sequence ATGCTTTATAAAAAAATTAAAGACCTCACCAATGGTGAATTGGATAGTCTTATAGAAAGGGCATCAGACCTGATGGCTGTAAGGGATGCAGTTGAAATAATCCTTGAGGATGTAAAAAAGGATGGGGATAATGCCCTGCGTCATTATACTGAAAAATTTGACAAAGCCCGAATTGGTGCTATCGAAGTAAATGAAGACGAAATTAATGAAGCAATGACAAAAATAGATCCATCTTTGCTGAAACATCTGGATAAAGCTGCATCTAACATCAGGAAATTCCATGAAGCACAATTACCCCGGGACAAATGGTTTGTAGAAATTTCCCCGGGAGTTAAAGCCGGTCAGAAAACAGTACCCTTAAGATCCGTAGGTGCATATGTGCCCGGAGGAAGAGCATCATACCCTTCAACAGCCCTTATGACAATAATCCCGGCCAAAGTTGCAGGAGTGAAGGACGTAGCCATGTGTACTCCTCCCGGGCCCGATGGAAATGTGAATCCCCTGACACTTGCAGCTGCAAAGGTCGCTGGTGCTGACAGGATATACAGACTAGGGGGCGTGCAGGCTGTCGCAGCTCTTGCCTATGGAACTGAAAGCGTTAAACCCGTAGACAAGATTGTGGGGCCGGGAAATGTATTTGTGACTACGGCAAAGATGCTTATCCGCACACATGCAGAGATAGATTTCCCGGCAGGGCCCAGTGAGATCCTGATAATTGCAGATGAAACTGCAGACCCGGATTTTATCGCATCTGACATGCTGGCACAGGCCGAACATGACCCCAATGCAATCTGTGTATTAACCACTACCTCTGAGGAAATTGCAGCGAATACGCAACAACGCTTAGGGGAACTTGCAGATACTACACCCAGGTCAGAAATAGTGAAAGAAGCCCTTCAAAATGCGGCCATCCTTATAGGTACTTCCCTTGATGAGTGTATTGAATTATCCAATCGTTTCGGACCCGAACATCTTGAGATAGTGACAGCAGATGATGATACAGTCCTGGACAGGATTGATAGTGCCGGATCGATTTTCATGGGAAAATATGCTCCCGTTTCAACCGGTGACTATGCTTCAGGAACAAATCATGTTCTCCCTACAGCCGGATATACAAGACTCTACTCAGGATTAAACATCAATCATTTCCTGAAATATTCCACAATACAGCAGCTGGACAGGAAAGGCTTGCAATCCCTGAGTGATACAATAATCACACTTGCAGAAGAAGAAGGGTTGTACGCTCATGCTGATGCCGTAAGGTTGCGTTTGAAGAAAAATGAATGA
- the hmgA gene encoding hydroxymethylglutaryl-CoA reductase (NADPH), giving the protein MNPENQLSMEEEKLLGQLVSGDLSMHRLDKHVEKDRAVLLRRMALERIRDVQLEHIGYFSINENEASKRNIENMIGAVQVPLGIAGPVKIGGEFAQGDYYLPLATTEGALVASVNRGCSAISFSGGTVVRVFNEVMTRAPVFRMNDINHAKEFVDWIKGEDVFEQIQNKASETTRFGKLTGVEPYVLGNNVYLRFEFDTKDAMGMNMVTIATQAIVDLISDEFGVYPVSLSGNMCSDKKPAAINNIKGRGKTVVVESELPAEVVEKKLKTTPQAMEEVNYRKNLLGSARAQSLGFNAHAANIIASMYIACGQDPAHVVEGSSAITTMDVTKYGSLYCTVTLPALQLGTVGGGTKIGTQAECLALLGVAGGSDVPGANSKKLAEIIASAVLAGEISLVGAQAAGHLARAHAELGR; this is encoded by the coding sequence ATGAATCCAGAAAATCAACTTTCTATGGAAGAAGAGAAATTATTGGGCCAACTTGTCAGTGGCGACCTTTCAATGCATCGTTTGGACAAACATGTAGAAAAAGATAGGGCTGTGCTCCTTCGCAGAATGGCCCTGGAAAGAATCAGAGATGTGCAATTGGAACATATTGGTTATTTCAGTATAAATGAAAATGAAGCAAGTAAGCGCAATATTGAAAATATGATTGGAGCGGTGCAGGTTCCTCTGGGAATTGCCGGTCCCGTTAAAATAGGTGGGGAATTTGCGCAAGGGGATTATTACCTTCCTCTTGCCACTACAGAAGGAGCTCTGGTTGCCAGTGTGAATCGTGGTTGTTCGGCTATTTCTTTTTCAGGTGGAACTGTAGTGAGGGTCTTCAATGAAGTGATGACCAGGGCGCCTGTGTTTAGGATGAATGATATTAATCATGCAAAAGAATTTGTTGACTGGATAAAAGGTGAGGACGTTTTTGAACAAATTCAAAATAAAGCTTCTGAAACAACGCGTTTTGGTAAACTTACCGGTGTTGAACCATATGTACTGGGTAACAATGTTTACCTGCGTTTTGAATTTGACACCAAGGATGCTATGGGAATGAATATGGTAACTATTGCTACCCAGGCGATTGTAGACCTGATCAGTGATGAGTTCGGTGTTTATCCGGTATCACTTTCTGGAAACATGTGCTCCGACAAAAAACCCGCAGCTATCAATAACATCAAGGGGCGGGGTAAAACTGTGGTTGTTGAGTCTGAATTGCCTGCTGAAGTTGTAGAAAAGAAATTAAAGACCACTCCACAAGCAATGGAAGAGGTGAATTACAGAAAAAATCTTCTGGGTTCTGCCCGTGCGCAGTCCCTGGGATTCAATGCCCATGCGGCCAATATAATCGCTTCCATGTATATTGCCTGTGGCCAGGACCCCGCTCATGTTGTTGAGGGTAGCAGTGCGATAACTACAATGGATGTCACAAAATATGGTTCCCTTTATTGTACTGTGACCCTGCCGGCATTACAGCTGGGTACTGTAGGAGGAGGCACTAAAATAGGTACGCAGGCAGAATGCCTGGCTTTGCTGGGAGTCGCCGGCGGAAGTGATGTACCCGGTGCCAATTCAAAAAAACTGGCTGAAATAATAGCATCAGCGGTACTTGCAGGAGAAATCTCTCTTGTAGGCGCACAGGCAGCCGGCCATCTGGCACGCGCCCATGCTGAACTGGGAAGATAA
- a CDS encoding TrpB-like pyridoxal phosphate-dependent enzyme: MEYTKYILDENDMPKKWYNILPDMPTPLEPPLNPATNEPIKPEELEPLFARELIKQEMSDKRYIDIPDEIKDIYKLWRPSPLYRASRLEKELDTPAKIYYKHEGVSPAGSHKPNTSIAQAYYNMKEGTERITTETGAGQWGSALSLACNYFDIECKVYMVQSSFYQKPYRKSLINLWGANVIPSPSNETQFGRKIQEDFPDTSGSLGIAISEAVEDAALNDNTRYALGSVLNHVMHHQTIIGLETQEQMKMAEDYPDVVIGCCGGGSNLAGIGLPFIKDKMDGKDLRVIGVEPSACPTLSAGEFRYDYGDMAKMTPLLKMHTLGYDFIPPAIHAGGLRYHGCSPIISQLVNEGLLEATNYHQIEVFEAGVTFARTEGFAPAPESCHAIKCAIDEAMKCKETGEEKTILFNLSGHGHFDMISYDKYFNGELGNE, from the coding sequence ATGGAATATACAAAATATATACTCGATGAAAATGATATGCCAAAGAAATGGTATAATATTTTACCTGACATGCCCACCCCACTTGAGCCTCCATTGAATCCTGCAACAAATGAACCAATCAAACCGGAGGAACTGGAACCTCTTTTTGCCAGGGAACTTATCAAACAGGAAATGTCTGATAAGCGTTACATAGACATCCCCGATGAAATAAAAGATATCTATAAGCTCTGGAGACCATCACCCCTTTACCGTGCCTCAAGACTTGAAAAGGAACTCGACACACCTGCAAAGATCTACTACAAGCACGAGGGTGTAAGCCCTGCTGGAAGCCATAAACCTAACACCTCAATTGCCCAGGCTTACTACAACATGAAAGAGGGAACCGAAAGGATCACTACTGAAACCGGAGCAGGACAGTGGGGAAGTGCTCTTTCTCTTGCATGCAACTATTTTGACATTGAATGTAAAGTATACATGGTACAATCAAGTTTCTACCAGAAACCTTACAGAAAATCCCTGATCAATCTCTGGGGGGCAAATGTAATTCCATCCCCGAGCAATGAAACCCAGTTTGGCAGGAAGATCCAGGAAGATTTTCCTGACACAAGCGGAAGTCTGGGTATAGCCATCAGTGAAGCTGTGGAAGATGCTGCCCTCAATGATAATACCCGGTATGCATTAGGAAGTGTGCTTAACCATGTTATGCATCACCAGACAATAATAGGACTGGAAACCCAGGAACAGATGAAAATGGCAGAGGATTACCCGGATGTCGTTATCGGCTGCTGTGGTGGCGGTAGTAACCTTGCTGGAATCGGCCTTCCATTCATCAAAGATAAAATGGATGGCAAGGATTTGAGAGTAATCGGTGTAGAACCATCCGCATGTCCTACATTAAGCGCCGGCGAATTCAGGTATGATTACGGCGATATGGCAAAGATGACACCATTGTTGAAAATGCATACTCTGGGATACGATTTCATCCCCCCTGCAATCCATGCCGGAGGACTCCGTTATCACGGTTGTTCACCCATAATCAGTCAGCTTGTCAATGAAGGTCTCCTGGAAGCCACAAACTACCACCAGATCGAAGTATTCGAAGCAGGCGTGACCTTTGCCCGAACAGAAGGATTTGCCCCAGCTCCTGAATCATGCCATGCAATCAAATGTGCTATCGATGAGGCAATGAAGTGCAAGGAAACAGGGGAAGAAAAGACAATCCTGTTCAATCTGAGTGGCCATGGCCATTTTGATATGATTTCCTATGATAAATATTTCAACGGGGAACTTGGAAACGAGTGA